A region from the Aegilops tauschii subsp. strangulata cultivar AL8/78 chromosome 5, Aet v6.0, whole genome shotgun sequence genome encodes:
- the LOC109767909 gene encoding F-box/LRR-repeat protein At3g48880 — MDATRDGGIRSAPPAWGEMETDCLVHVFRRLALEDAAAAAPLVCRGWRRAAADPSLWRALDLRHDHVARFMPWGPLAAAFARRYGVARFAFAGFLTLCLARAAGSVSDLALPPLLSSPAAELDRVAACCPRLRRLALPPLLSAADEARLPELVPRWPLLQRLELESKPSSFPAVAAQLALHCPDLSGLKTSGAIKPEDAAAMAALLPRLRSLCLDSSYLPKQELLAILAGCSQLQEFSARNCVGFNEKDEEVVRRGARIERFEIGGSRFVDVLDDEMMADDEFCGSSYVDVM, encoded by the coding sequence ATGGACGCCACGCGGGACGGTGGCATCAGGAGCGCGCCGCCGGCGTGGGGCGAGATGGAGACGGACTGCCTGGTGCACGTCTTCCGCAGGCTGGCGCTGGAGGACGCGGCCGCCGCGGCGCCGCTCGTGTGCCGCGGCTGGCGCCGCGCCGCGGCGGACCCGTCCCTGTGGCGCGCTCTCGATCTGCGCCACGACCACGTCGCGCGCTTCATGCCCTGGggccccctcgccgccgccttCGCGCGCCGCTACGGCGTCGCCCGCTTCGCCTTCGCCGGGTTCCTCACGCTCTGCCTCGCCCGCGCGGCGGGTTCCGTGTCCGACCTCGCGCtcccgccgctcctctcctcgcCGGCGGCCgagctcgaccgcgtcgccgcctgctgcCCGAGGCTGCGCCGGCTCGCGCTCCCGCCGCTGCTCTCCGCCGCCGACGAGGCGCGCCTGCCGGAGCTCGTCCCGCGGTGGCCCCTCCTCCAGCGCCTCGAGCTCGAGTCCAAGCCGTCGTCCTTCCCGGCCGTCGCCGCGCAGCTCGCGCTGCACTGCCCGGACCTCTCCGGCCTCAAGACCTCCGGGGCCATCAAGCCGGAGGACGCCGCGGCCATGGCGGCCTTGCTGCCCAGGCTCCGGTCGCTGTGCCTCGACTCGTCCTACCTGCCCAAGCAGGAGCTGCTCGCCATTCTCGCCGGCTGCAGTCAGCTCCAGGAATTCAGCGCCAGGAACTGTGTCGGGTTCAACGAGAAGGACGAGGAGGTGGTCCGACGAGGCGCCAGGATCGAGCGGTTCGAGATCGGAGGGTCCAGGTTCGTCGACGTGCTTGACGACGAGATGATGGCCGACGACGAGTTC